One genomic window of Pseudoxanthomonas sp. includes the following:
- the zapE gene encoding cell division protein ZapE: MSAPQADLLPSQRYAQGAREGKWSDDRAQHAALAELDRIHIGLCDDDQDGFLDRLSAFWKKPQAVRGLYFWGGVGRGKTFLVDLFYDGLPVKQKRRTHFHRFMRDIHEKLHEHAGQSDPLARIAQDWKDSLRVLVLDEFFVTDIGDAMLLGRLTERLFAQGVTLVTTSNTAPENLYKDGLQRDRFLPAIAALQKHCVVLYAEGEQDYRLRALTRSPVYRTPLDAGADAWLAQRWQELAGDPAQAGEIEIEGRAIALRGRGKDIAWFDFSELCEGPRSATDYIELSREFHTLLIGGIPHFDRKNEDAARRFVNLIDEVYDRHVKLVCSADTSPVELYAGTRLAGAFERTASRLIEMQSAEYLGTPHRG, encoded by the coding sequence GTGAGCGCGCCGCAGGCGGACCTGCTGCCATCGCAGCGCTACGCGCAGGGCGCGCGCGAAGGGAAATGGAGCGACGACCGCGCCCAGCACGCGGCGCTGGCCGAGCTGGACCGGATCCACATCGGGCTGTGCGATGACGACCAGGACGGGTTCCTGGATCGGTTGTCCGCGTTCTGGAAGAAGCCACAGGCCGTGCGCGGCCTGTATTTCTGGGGGGGCGTGGGCCGCGGCAAGACCTTCCTGGTCGACCTGTTCTACGACGGGCTGCCGGTCAAGCAGAAGCGTCGTACCCACTTCCACCGTTTCATGCGCGACATCCACGAGAAGCTGCACGAACACGCAGGCCAGAGCGACCCGCTGGCACGCATCGCGCAGGACTGGAAGGATTCGCTGCGGGTGCTGGTGCTGGACGAGTTCTTCGTCACCGATATCGGCGATGCGATGCTGCTCGGCCGCCTGACCGAGCGCCTGTTCGCCCAGGGCGTGACCCTGGTGACGACCTCCAACACCGCGCCGGAAAACCTCTACAAGGATGGCCTGCAGCGCGATCGCTTCCTGCCGGCCATCGCCGCGCTGCAGAAGCACTGCGTGGTGCTGTACGCCGAAGGCGAGCAGGACTATCGACTGCGCGCGCTGACCCGTTCGCCGGTGTATCGCACCCCGTTGGACGCGGGCGCCGACGCCTGGCTGGCGCAGCGTTGGCAGGAGCTGGCCGGCGATCCGGCGCAGGCCGGCGAGATCGAAATCGAAGGCCGCGCGATTGCCCTGCGCGGACGCGGCAAGGACATCGCCTGGTTCGATTTTTCCGAATTGTGCGAAGGCCCGCGTTCGGCGACCGATTACATCGAGTTGTCGCGTGAGTTCCACACGCTGCTGATCGGCGGCATCCCGCACTTCGACCGCAAGAACGAGGACGCCGCACGGCGTTTCGTCAACCTGATCGACGAGGTCTACGACCGCCACGTCAAGCTGGTCTGCAGCGCCGACACTTCACCGGTGGAGCTGTATGCCGGCACGCGCTTGGCTGGTGCATTCGAGCGCACGGCGTCGCGGTTGATCGAGATGCAGAGTGCGGAGTATCTGGGGACGCCGCACCGCGGGTGA
- a CDS encoding phosphatase PAP2 family protein, protein MWGPLCAAVAAIALLQGLGGDLWVADHLYAAEGGRWALEHHWITETLVHQWGKRLDIVAWLLLAMVRVSLPRHPAARAWARPLNYLLVATLAGPLLVSWMKSWTDVDCPWDLVRYGGLHPYVELFQHRPAGYGPGQCFPAGHSSAGYGWVALFFGLGAIKPRWGWIGLAAGLSVGLLFGISQQLRGAHFLSHDVASVTVCWLAAWGLQRLMLRTSKEARG, encoded by the coding sequence TTGTGGGGCCCGCTGTGCGCGGCCGTTGCGGCCATCGCGCTGCTGCAGGGCCTCGGCGGGGACCTGTGGGTCGCCGACCACCTGTATGCCGCCGAAGGCGGCCGCTGGGCGCTGGAACACCACTGGATCACCGAGACCCTGGTCCACCAGTGGGGCAAGCGCCTGGACATCGTGGCGTGGCTGCTGCTGGCCATGGTCCGCGTGTCGCTGCCGCGCCATCCAGCGGCACGCGCCTGGGCCAGGCCGCTGAACTACCTGCTGGTCGCCACCCTCGCCGGCCCGCTGCTGGTGTCGTGGATGAAGTCCTGGACCGACGTCGACTGCCCCTGGGACCTGGTCCGCTACGGCGGCCTGCATCCCTATGTGGAGCTGTTCCAGCATCGCCCGGCCGGTTACGGCCCGGGGCAGTGCTTCCCGGCCGGGCATTCCAGCGCCGGCTATGGCTGGGTCGCCCTGTTCTTCGGGCTGGGGGCGATCAAGCCGCGCTGGGGCTGGATCGGCCTGGCGGCCGGACTGTCGGTGGGACTGCTGTTCGGCATCAGCCAGCAGCTGCGGGGCGCGCATTTCCTGTCCCACGACGTCGCCTCGGTCACGGTCTGCTGGCTGGCGGCCTGGGGATTGCAACGCCTGATGCTGCGCACCTCGAAGGAGGCACGGGGATGA
- a CDS encoding DcaP family trimeric outer membrane transporter — protein MTTRLASMSRRPLAVAMVFALLVPGAALAQTKKEKELEARVAQLEAQVQALLNSSQQQASQITQTQGQVTQTQTQLDEVRTTVAKVPAGKQPIQAQSVMANSMPNTTFTFGGFIKMDGMYTETSDGRIADGSSGRLFYVPSATPVGGAGADGGDGYTDFHAQFSRFNFSADTVTENGDKIKAFIEADMFGGGSNAFAGNETATNTYALTLRHAYVSWNNWLAGQTWSNFMNADVLPDSVDFLGPVDGIAFVRQAQLRYTNGGFSVSLENPQTTMSAYQTGVRSNSGDNALPDITAKWQTKGDWGIFSVSGLLRQFKSLDEDATGGALSVAGKFNLGKTDDIRYQVNGGKGIGRYMALGLAPDTVVDANGGLHAENAYGGWVAWRHLFSPKLRTNLYYALAVLDNEVEYTGYGVTERSESWHANLIYSPFPKLDLGAELSWGRRELEDDRAGDIKRIQTSVKYSF, from the coding sequence ATGACCACACGCCTTGCATCGATGTCGCGTCGGCCGCTTGCGGTTGCGATGGTGTTTGCACTGCTGGTACCCGGCGCTGCGCTGGCCCAGACGAAGAAGGAAAAGGAACTCGAAGCGCGCGTGGCGCAACTCGAAGCGCAGGTGCAGGCACTGCTGAATTCCAGCCAGCAGCAGGCCTCCCAGATCACGCAGACCCAGGGCCAGGTCACCCAGACCCAGACCCAGCTCGACGAAGTGCGCACCACCGTGGCCAAGGTGCCGGCCGGCAAGCAGCCAATCCAGGCGCAGTCGGTCATGGCTAATTCGATGCCGAACACCACCTTCACCTTCGGTGGCTTCATCAAGATGGACGGCATGTACACCGAGACTTCCGACGGCCGCATCGCCGATGGCTCGTCCGGTCGCCTGTTCTACGTGCCCAGCGCCACGCCCGTGGGCGGCGCGGGTGCCGATGGCGGTGATGGCTACACCGATTTCCACGCGCAGTTCTCGCGCTTCAACTTCAGCGCCGACACCGTCACCGAGAACGGCGACAAGATCAAGGCGTTCATCGAAGCGGACATGTTCGGCGGTGGCAGCAATGCGTTTGCCGGCAACGAGACCGCGACCAACACCTATGCACTCACCCTGCGCCACGCGTACGTGAGCTGGAACAACTGGCTGGCCGGCCAGACCTGGTCCAACTTCATGAATGCCGATGTGCTGCCGGATTCGGTCGACTTCCTCGGCCCGGTGGACGGCATCGCCTTCGTGCGCCAGGCGCAGTTGCGCTACACCAATGGCGGCTTCTCGGTCTCGCTGGAAAATCCGCAGACCACAATGAGCGCCTACCAGACCGGCGTGCGTTCCAACTCCGGCGACAACGCGCTGCCGGACATCACCGCCAAGTGGCAGACCAAGGGCGACTGGGGCATTTTCAGCGTGTCCGGCTTGCTGCGTCAGTTCAAGTCGCTGGATGAAGACGCGACCGGCGGCGCGCTGAGCGTCGCCGGCAAGTTCAACCTGGGCAAGACCGACGACATCCGCTACCAGGTCAACGGCGGCAAGGGCATCGGCCGCTACATGGCCCTGGGCCTGGCGCCGGATACGGTGGTCGATGCCAATGGCGGCCTGCATGCGGAAAACGCCTATGGCGGCTGGGTGGCCTGGCGCCACCTGTTCTCGCCCAAGCTGCGTACCAACCTGTACTACGCGCTGGCCGTGCTGGACAACGAAGTCGAATACACCGGCTATGGCGTCACCGAGCGGTCCGAATCCTGGCACGCCAACCTGATCTATTCGCCGTTCCCCAAGCTCGACCTGGGCGCAGAACTGAGCTGGGGCCGTCGTGAGCTGGAAGACGACCGCGCCGGCGACATCAAGCGCATCCAGACATCCGTGAAATACAGCTTCTAA
- a CDS encoding MFS transporter: MSTTASSQPATGTLTSGHKRVILASSLGTVFEWYDFFLYGSLAAIIAKQFFSGVNETTGFIFALLAFAAGFFVRPFGAAFFGSLGDRIGRKYTFLVTILIMGLSTFLVGVLPSYANIGVAAPVILIVLRLAQGLAMGGEYGGAATYVAEHAPANKRGFYTSFIQCTATIGLFLSLLIILACRSTLGNEAFEAWGWRIPFLVSIVLLGVSVWIRLQLSESPLFQQMKAEGKGSKTPFRDSLKGGNLKLMLLVLFGATAGQAVVWYGGQFYALFFLTQALKVDATTGALLIAGALALATPFFLFFGWLSDKIGRKGIVLGGCLLAAVGYIPMFKLLTHYANPAIEEARTSSPVVINADPNTCSFQFDPIGKKTFTSSCDIVATALTKAGVPYSVKRAPAGTVATVNVGDAAIASYEGGGLSKEDGKAKGDAFTGELKAALTTAGYPAKADPERINKPMVIAVLFVLAIFVTMVYAPIAAWLVELFPTRIRYTSMSLPYHIGNGWFGGFLPTISFGLVAATGNMYYGLWYPIGIAVMTLVIGAIFLRETKGVDITK; this comes from the coding sequence ATGTCAACGACAGCTTCCTCGCAGCCTGCCACCGGTACGCTGACCTCCGGACACAAGCGGGTCATCCTCGCGTCCAGCCTCGGCACGGTGTTCGAGTGGTACGACTTCTTCCTGTACGGCTCGCTCGCCGCGATCATCGCCAAGCAGTTCTTCAGCGGCGTCAATGAAACCACCGGCTTCATCTTCGCGTTGCTGGCGTTCGCGGCGGGTTTCTTCGTGCGTCCCTTCGGCGCGGCGTTCTTCGGCAGCCTGGGCGACCGCATCGGCCGCAAGTACACCTTCCTGGTGACCATCCTGATCATGGGCTTGTCCACCTTCTTGGTAGGCGTGTTGCCGTCCTATGCCAACATCGGCGTGGCGGCACCGGTGATCCTGATCGTGCTGCGCCTGGCCCAGGGCCTGGCGATGGGCGGCGAGTATGGTGGCGCGGCGACGTACGTGGCCGAGCATGCACCGGCCAACAAGCGCGGGTTCTACACCAGCTTCATCCAGTGCACGGCCACCATTGGCCTGTTCCTGTCGCTGCTGATCATCCTGGCCTGCCGCAGCACGCTGGGCAACGAGGCCTTTGAAGCCTGGGGCTGGCGCATTCCGTTCCTGGTGTCGATCGTGCTGCTGGGCGTGTCGGTGTGGATCCGCCTGCAGCTGAGCGAATCGCCGCTGTTCCAGCAGATGAAGGCCGAAGGCAAGGGCTCCAAGACCCCGTTCCGCGACAGCCTCAAGGGCGGCAACCTCAAGTTGATGCTGCTGGTGCTGTTCGGCGCCACCGCCGGCCAGGCCGTGGTGTGGTACGGCGGCCAGTTCTACGCGCTGTTCTTCCTGACCCAGGCGCTGAAGGTCGATGCCACCACCGGCGCGCTGCTGATTGCCGGCGCGCTGGCGCTGGCCACGCCGTTCTTCCTGTTCTTCGGCTGGCTGTCGGACAAGATCGGCCGCAAAGGCATCGTGCTGGGTGGGTGCCTGCTGGCGGCCGTCGGCTACATCCCGATGTTCAAGCTGCTGACCCACTACGCCAACCCGGCCATCGAAGAAGCCCGCACCAGCTCACCGGTGGTCATCAACGCCGACCCGAACACCTGCAGCTTCCAGTTCGATCCGATCGGCAAGAAAACCTTCACCAGCTCGTGCGACATCGTTGCCACCGCGCTGACCAAGGCCGGCGTGCCGTACTCGGTCAAGCGGGCACCGGCCGGCACGGTCGCCACGGTCAACGTCGGCGACGCCGCGATCGCTTCGTACGAAGGCGGCGGCCTGTCCAAGGAAGACGGCAAGGCCAAGGGCGATGCCTTCACTGGCGAGCTGAAAGCGGCGCTGACCACGGCCGGCTACCCGGCCAAGGCAGATCCGGAACGCATCAACAAGCCGATGGTCATCGCGGTGCTGTTCGTCCTGGCGATCTTCGTGACCATGGTCTATGCGCCGATCGCGGCCTGGCTGGTCGAGCTGTTCCCGACCCGGATCCGCTACACATCGATGTCGCTGCCGTACCACATCGGCAACGGCTGGTTCGGCGGCTTCCTGCCCACCATCTCCTTTGGTCTGGTCGCGGCGACGGGCAACATGTATTACGGTCTGTGGTATCCGATTGGCATCGCGGTCATGACGCTGGTCATTGGTGCGATCTTCCTGCGCGAAACCAAGGGCGTGGACATCACCAAGTAA
- a CDS encoding alpha/beta fold hydrolase, which produces MPTPAFPTESTMLLLDGPAGALELAVDPPDAGVPAVAAIAVVCHPLSTDGGSLHNKVVTMVARAVRELGLATVRFNFRSVGQSEGEFDDGVGELDDLAAVVAWVRAAHPDAALWLVGFSFGAYVSLKASASLRPQVLVSIAPPTGRGWAFEGVQPPPRWLVVQGESDEIVDPQTVFDWLASIDAPHTLVRMPDTSHFFHRKLIDLRGAIQHAVKGWLPAASA; this is translated from the coding sequence ATGCCAACCCCCGCATTCCCCACTGAATCGACCATGCTGCTGCTGGACGGCCCGGCCGGCGCGCTGGAGCTCGCCGTCGACCCGCCTGATGCCGGCGTCCCCGCGGTCGCGGCCATCGCCGTGGTCTGCCATCCGCTGTCCACCGATGGCGGCAGCCTACACAACAAGGTCGTGACCATGGTCGCGCGCGCGGTGCGCGAGCTGGGCCTGGCCACGGTGCGCTTCAACTTCCGCAGCGTCGGCCAGTCCGAAGGCGAATTCGACGACGGCGTGGGCGAGCTGGATGACCTGGCCGCGGTGGTGGCCTGGGTCCGCGCCGCACATCCGGACGCGGCGCTGTGGCTGGTTGGCTTCAGCTTCGGCGCCTACGTGTCGCTCAAGGCCAGCGCATCGCTGCGGCCACAGGTGCTGGTGTCGATCGCGCCGCCGACCGGGCGCGGTTGGGCGTTCGAGGGCGTGCAGCCGCCGCCGCGCTGGCTGGTGGTGCAGGGCGAAAGCGACGAAATCGTCGACCCGCAGACCGTGTTCGACTGGCTGGCGTCCATCGACGCACCGCATACGCTGGTGCGCATGCCCGACACCAGCCACTTCTTCCATCGCAAGCTGATCGACCTGCGCGGTGCCATCCAGCACGCGGTCAAGGGCTGGCTGCCGGCGGCCAGCGCGTGA
- a CDS encoding response regulator transcription factor: MRLLVIEDNRNLVANLFDYFEPRGHALDAAPDGVTGLHLATTQAFDAVLLDWMLPRMDGREVLRRLRTEHASAVPVIMLTARDELPDKVDGFRTGADDYLTKPFAMQELEVRLEALLARANGRNRRRVLQVGDLSLDLSTLEATRAGEPLHLYPACRKLLEVLMQASPAAVTRQRLEYALWGEEPPDGDMLRSHIYELRRSVDGPFATKLIQTLPRVGYRLHAEHRADGASDGA, encoded by the coding sequence ATGCGGCTGCTGGTCATCGAGGACAATCGCAATCTGGTCGCCAACCTGTTCGATTATTTCGAGCCGCGTGGGCATGCCCTGGATGCCGCGCCCGATGGCGTCACCGGCCTGCACCTGGCCACCACCCAGGCTTTCGATGCGGTGCTGCTGGACTGGATGCTGCCGCGCATGGATGGCCGCGAAGTGCTGCGCCGCCTGCGCACCGAACATGCCAGCGCGGTGCCGGTGATCATGCTGACCGCGCGCGACGAACTGCCGGACAAGGTCGATGGCTTCCGCACCGGCGCCGACGATTACCTGACCAAGCCTTTCGCCATGCAGGAGCTGGAAGTGCGCCTGGAGGCGCTGCTGGCCCGTGCCAACGGCCGCAACCGCCGGCGCGTGCTGCAGGTCGGTGACCTGAGCCTGGACCTGTCCACGCTGGAGGCCACCCGCGCCGGCGAGCCGCTGCACCTGTACCCGGCCTGCCGCAAGCTGCTGGAAGTGCTGATGCAGGCCAGTCCCGCCGCCGTCACCCGCCAACGCCTGGAATACGCGCTGTGGGGCGAGGAGCCGCCGGACGGCGACATGCTGCGTTCGCATATCTATGAACTGCGTCGCAGCGTCGACGGCCCGTTCGCGACCAAGTTGATCCAGACCCTGCCGCGGGTGGGCTACCGCCTGCACGCCGAACATCGTGCCGACGGTGCGTCCGATGGCGCGTAG
- the acs gene encoding acetate--CoA ligase, giving the protein MSDLYPVDPAFAKQALVDAETYARDYRASIDQPEAFWKAAAQRLDWIKEPTQIKDVNFDVEDFRIKWFADGELNASVNCLDRQLEKRGDKIALLFEPDSPDSESYGVTYRELYERVCRLANALRSLGVVKGDRVTIYLPMIPDAAVAMLACARIGAVHSVVFGGFAANSIADRVIDCGSKLIITADEGLRGSKKIPLKANVDAALKLPGTTSVETVLVVRHTGGAVDMQAPRDRWFHNVVDPQPAQCEPERMNAEDPLFILYTSGSTGKPKGVLHTTAGYLLWSAYTHEVVFDLKEDDIYWCTADVGWVTGHSYIVYGPLANGATSLIFEGVPNYPDNSRFWQVVDKHKVSLFYTAPTAIRALMRDGDAPVKKTSRASLRLLGTVGEPINPEAWRWYYEVVGDSRCPIVDTWWQTETGGHLITPLPGATALKPGSATVPFFGVQPAVVDANGVILEGEAEGNLIITDSWPGQMRTVYGDHQRFIDTYFRTYPGSYFTGDGCRRDADGYYWITGRVDDVINVSGHRIGTAEVESALVSHPKVAEAAVVGFPHDIKGQGIYAYVTLIAGEVQSDELLKELIAHVRKEIGPIASPDHLQWAPGLPKTRSGKIMRRILRKIAENAPDQLGDTSTLADPSVVDSLVSERKVK; this is encoded by the coding sequence ATGTCCGATCTGTACCCCGTCGATCCCGCATTCGCCAAGCAGGCGCTGGTGGATGCCGAGACGTATGCGCGTGATTACCGCGCTTCGATCGACCAACCCGAGGCGTTCTGGAAAGCCGCCGCGCAGCGGCTCGACTGGATCAAGGAGCCGACCCAGATCAAGGACGTGAACTTTGATGTGGAGGATTTCCGCATCAAGTGGTTCGCCGATGGCGAGCTCAATGCCAGCGTCAACTGTCTGGATCGTCAGCTGGAAAAGCGCGGCGACAAGATCGCGTTGCTGTTCGAGCCTGACAGCCCGGACAGCGAAAGCTATGGCGTGACCTATCGCGAACTGTACGAACGCGTGTGCAGGCTGGCCAACGCGCTGCGCAGCCTGGGCGTGGTCAAGGGCGACCGCGTCACCATCTACCTGCCGATGATCCCCGATGCGGCCGTGGCGATGCTGGCCTGCGCGCGCATCGGCGCGGTGCATTCGGTGGTGTTCGGCGGTTTCGCCGCCAACTCGATCGCCGACCGCGTGATCGACTGCGGCAGCAAGCTGATCATCACCGCCGACGAGGGCCTGCGCGGCTCCAAGAAGATCCCGCTCAAGGCCAACGTCGACGCCGCGCTGAAACTGCCCGGCACCACCTCGGTGGAAACGGTGCTGGTCGTGCGCCACACCGGCGGTGCGGTGGACATGCAGGCACCGCGCGACCGCTGGTTCCACAATGTGGTCGATCCGCAGCCGGCGCAGTGCGAACCCGAGCGCATGAATGCCGAGGACCCGCTGTTCATCCTCTACACCTCCGGCTCCACCGGCAAACCCAAGGGCGTGCTGCACACCACCGCCGGCTACCTGCTGTGGTCGGCGTATACCCACGAAGTCGTCTTCGACCTGAAGGAAGACGACATCTACTGGTGCACCGCCGACGTGGGCTGGGTCACCGGCCACAGCTACATCGTGTACGGGCCGCTGGCCAACGGCGCGACCTCGCTGATCTTCGAAGGCGTACCCAACTACCCGGACAACTCACGCTTCTGGCAGGTGGTGGACAAGCACAAGGTCAGCCTGTTCTACACCGCGCCCACCGCGATCCGCGCGCTGATGCGCGACGGCGATGCACCGGTGAAGAAGACCTCGCGCGCCTCCCTGCGCCTGCTGGGCACGGTCGGCGAACCGATCAATCCGGAAGCCTGGCGCTGGTACTACGAAGTCGTCGGCGATTCGCGCTGCCCGATCGTGGACACCTGGTGGCAGACCGAAACCGGCGGCCACCTGATCACCCCGCTCCCCGGCGCGACCGCGCTCAAGCCCGGTTCGGCCACCGTGCCGTTCTTCGGCGTGCAGCCGGCCGTGGTCGATGCCAACGGCGTCATCCTGGAAGGCGAGGCCGAAGGCAACCTGATCATCACCGATTCCTGGCCGGGCCAGATGCGCACCGTCTACGGCGACCACCAGCGCTTCATCGACACCTATTTCCGCACCTATCCGGGCAGCTACTTCACCGGCGACGGCTGCCGCCGCGATGCCGACGGCTACTACTGGATCACCGGGCGCGTCGATGACGTCATCAACGTCTCCGGCCACCGGATCGGCACGGCCGAGGTGGAAAGCGCACTGGTCTCGCATCCCAAGGTGGCCGAGGCCGCCGTGGTCGGCTTCCCGCACGACATCAAGGGCCAGGGCATCTATGCCTACGTCACCCTGATCGCGGGCGAAGTGCAGAGCGACGAACTGCTGAAGGAGCTGATCGCGCACGTGCGCAAGGAAATCGGCCCGATTGCCTCGCCCGATCACCTGCAGTGGGCGCCGGGCCTGCCCAAGACCCGCTCGGGCAAGATCATGCGCCGGATCCTGCGCAAGATCGCCGAAAACGCGCCGGATCAGCTCGGCGAC
- a CDS encoding phosphoethanolamine--lipid A transferase codes for MSTHLPVPRKQPHEGGISLPGWVQRRPRLTSDALVLLVSLYFAVFSNARFWSAAITTPTQQWPMAIALFALLVGLHALLLGLVVNRWTAKPLLTVILLVTAMASHFMVAFGLYLDADMVRNVLATDRRESSELLTWALLTPLLLGMVPVALLWRVELIRRPMKQAIGARALLLGSALAASVIAAMAGYQPLAALMRNQHDLRYLATPGNWMVSLGNVAFASPPGARKPKIPIGTDAMQMAVRPAGAKPRLLVIVVGETARAQNWGLDGYARDTTPELRQAGAINFPDTSSCGTATEVSLPCMFSPWGRHDYDETKIRAHQSLLHVLDHAGVGVVWRDNQAGCKGVCDGLPTQSVTDSKDPEFCNGERCWDGILLKDLDSALAMAKTTGGDKVLILHMLGNHGPSYYDRYPPAFARYTPACQVPDLGRCSQQEIVNAYDNALSYTDHVLASAIGKLAARPDVDTALMYMSDHGESLGEKGLYLHGVPYAIAPREQTHVPMIMWFGDHFARDEGLDVQCLRQRATQPTSHDNLFPSVLGLLDVKTSVYDASRDLFAPCRGLPYYKAHPPA; via the coding sequence ATGAGCACCCACCTGCCAGTGCCGCGCAAGCAACCCCACGAAGGCGGCATCAGCCTGCCCGGCTGGGTCCAGCGCCGGCCGCGGCTCACCAGCGATGCGCTGGTGCTGCTGGTCAGCCTGTATTTCGCCGTCTTCAGCAATGCCCGTTTCTGGTCCGCGGCGATCACCACACCGACCCAGCAGTGGCCGATGGCGATCGCCCTGTTCGCGCTACTGGTCGGGCTGCACGCGCTGCTGCTCGGCCTGGTGGTCAACCGCTGGACGGCCAAGCCGCTGCTCACCGTGATCCTGCTGGTCACGGCGATGGCCTCGCATTTCATGGTCGCCTTCGGCCTGTATCTGGATGCGGACATGGTCCGCAACGTGCTGGCCACCGACCGACGCGAGTCATCCGAACTATTGACCTGGGCGCTGCTGACGCCGCTGTTGCTGGGCATGGTCCCGGTGGCCTTGCTGTGGCGCGTGGAGCTGATCCGCCGCCCGATGAAGCAGGCGATCGGCGCGCGCGCACTGCTGCTGGGCAGTGCCCTGGCGGCCAGCGTGATCGCCGCGATGGCCGGCTACCAGCCGCTGGCGGCGTTGATGCGCAACCAGCATGACCTGCGCTACCTGGCCACGCCGGGCAACTGGATGGTCTCGCTGGGCAATGTCGCCTTCGCCAGCCCGCCCGGCGCCAGGAAGCCCAAGATCCCGATCGGCACCGATGCGATGCAGATGGCGGTCCGCCCGGCCGGTGCCAAGCCACGCCTGCTGGTGATCGTGGTGGGTGAAACCGCGCGCGCGCAGAACTGGGGCCTGGACGGCTACGCACGCGACACCACCCCGGAACTGCGCCAGGCCGGGGCGATCAACTTCCCCGACACCAGCTCGTGCGGCACCGCGACCGAAGTGTCGCTGCCGTGCATGTTCTCGCCGTGGGGCCGCCACGACTACGACGAGACGAAGATCCGCGCGCACCAGTCGCTGCTGCACGTGCTGGACCATGCCGGCGTCGGCGTGGTCTGGCGCGACAACCAGGCCGGCTGCAAGGGCGTGTGCGACGGCCTGCCAACGCAGTCGGTGACCGACTCGAAAGATCCTGAGTTCTGCAACGGCGAGCGCTGCTGGGACGGCATCCTGCTCAAGGACCTGGACAGCGCGCTGGCGATGGCCAAGACCACCGGCGGCGACAAGGTCCTGATCCTGCACATGCTGGGCAACCACGGCCCCAGTTACTACGACCGCTACCCGCCGGCGTTCGCCCGCTACACGCCGGCCTGCCAGGTGCCCGACCTGGGCCGCTGTTCGCAGCAGGAAATCGTCAACGCCTACGACAACGCGCTGTCCTACACCGACCACGTACTGGCGTCGGCCATCGGCAAGCTGGCGGCGCGTCCCGACGTGGACACCGCGCTGATGTACATGTCCGACCACGGCGAATCGCTGGGCGAGAAAGGCCTCTACCTGCACGGCGTGCCCTACGCCATCGCCCCGCGCGAGCAGACCCACGTACCGATGATCATGTGGTTCGGTGACCACTTCGCGCGCGACGAAGGCCTGGATGTGCAATGCCTGCGCCAGCGTGCAACGCAGCCGACCAGCCACGACAACCTGTTCCCGTCGGTGTTGGGGCTGCTGGACGTGAAGACTTCGGTCTATGACGCATCGCGGGATCTGTTTGCGCCCTGCCGCGGCCTTCCGTATTACAAAGCTCATCCGCCGGCGTAG